A stretch of DNA from Cannabis sativa cultivar Pink pepper isolate KNU-18-1 chromosome X, ASM2916894v1, whole genome shotgun sequence:
tgcaattctaagttctatgcgtggattcaacgaagaattaataagtcagtgaatttaagtagtaaattcttgatctgcttattggaagctcggatatatagacccatggtccccccactagttgagacaatattacttgtaagactcatttaattgattttaattaatcaattataattctcaagttagactgtgtctatttgagaatttatcacttattaagggtaaaacagtaaatagagattttgcagggcatatttattaattgagaaactttaattagttttattattaataaataattgacaaaatattatttgataattaattttacttattaaataattagatttgacatttatgtggttgaataaaggaattggcagtttttgacaaaatagaaaactagcaatgtaggaaaatgaaagttggaaaagtggcaagccttgtttccacaatgcctaggccggccactttgcttccctttccacattgatttttcaattttttaatgccaagtaattcaaccatagccctaggtggtcttctataaatagaaggtaaaggcttcagtttttgtaagacttttgacagaattttctctcacataaaaactctctcaagccgccgccttctctctctctctctctaccttctctgtttcgaaattctatgagtgatagagtagtgcccacacacattaagtaataccttaatcatagtgaggaatgctgtgtagaattcagattcaacaaagaaggacattcgggctcagatcttgattatactctgcgacagaaaggaatcaagggttagagatctgagtgggtggagacatatattccgctgcacccaatgtaagatttctcttacttttatgtgtttaactttctatcgttttagaagttcatatttaggttgttaaatcaacatacttgtgagtagatctaagatcctggtaaaataaattccaacaactggcactagagccatggtaattgatttgcttgcaagaaatttagactttaaacgatttgtttgtgttttggatggtatcatgttgctttgtgtgtcatattgatgtttgattgttgtttgtgaattctgggaaaaatagttacttttctatctctgtaattatttttattggatagtttggaaaattctaagcaatttacttttttacagaactcgatttgaattagttatgaatttttgaaaattggaaaaatcagaATGATGAACAccttcccacgcgcgcggaatggctgcatgcagcctccctgcgccgtgagATCTCGGCATGCATCCCTGGGGCGCGCGCGAATGGGTATGCTATGCACACCATCCATACTGTTCatcaatttttccatttttttcgatttttcatgctgtttcatggaattaacttctgattttttgtatagttttgtatgttgatttttgtttttcaaatttcaaatctaattatcagaaataaattaatttgatttttcaaaattaattttagatattagtgtaatttgaatttgaaaataagttaaaatcaatttttgcttacctcttttcttatttcccttaaaatttgattattttatttttttttaaggtcagatattaattttttttggtaacttactttatttaaaataagatcaaaataatcatgatattttaaaagaggaaataatatatttttgttaacttttaaattttgttattcttacttaaattaaattgtaaaataaaaaaagggtatgtatttactattttctattttattgaatatttaagttattaaataacataaaatttaaaaggaaagttagcaatttattctatttaactaacaaaatataatttacatataataaagacctttttatttaaaagaatttgctatgttttttatgaaaattaataattacaactaacatcattaaatcaattaattaattatttttcttaaaatatctaaatgtaattctttattttattatttatcaaaaataacttatataattatataaaagtgttaataaaattagatagatattttttatataagtctaaacttaaaatttaaattaaacgttaaattattaattaattatttttttttgaacattatttattaattaacttagataaaatgtctaaattttattatttattttattgattactagaatataatttatataattatttgaaagtGTTAATAAAATTaggtagatatttttttttttcatatatatatatatatataagtctaaatttaaatttaatatatttaaaaaatatgatagaattgaattagattgttttattattattatttgaatggTAATAACAACATGCAATGTAAGACTAAGTAAAGAtgcattatataatttatattgttgacctcgcttttagctaATAACAGTGAGTAATTAATAAGCGATTAAGAATGTAATTAAAATAgagcaaaaataacaaaataataaggaACACCagattttaaagaggttcggtCTTGTGAGtgtggtaatagcctactctccTTGAATTGTATTAACTTGAGAGAAATAATAAagtgtttttctctcttaaagATTCTTAGAATAAATCTCTGAGTAATTCTCTTAGATCTCTCTTTCTGAAGCAATTCTTTCGATCCCCTTCACAGTGAGGGAaagtcactatttatagggccttAATGCATGAGGAAAGGTTTCCCTTTTGCTTACAATGTATAAAATAGGAAATTACATTTATTACATAATTATGAGACACGAAATAGGAAATTAGAACAGGTTGCCATATTTCTCTGATTCAATCCCACGATCGTAGGGATTGCCTTCGTGTCTGAGCTTCACAAGATCATTCTGAAGTAATTAGCTCCTGATAAGTAGTTTGGCAAGCCAGACTTATACCTGTCCGGATGATCTATCTTTCATCCCGCTCGAGTAATCAAAGGTTATACATGTCGATGTACCATATAGAGTCTGTCCAGGACATTCTCCTCCGCCCAGACACAAGAAATGCAGGATATGTGTCACCTGATTCTTCTACCACGTCACTGTGGAAAAAAATTGGATAAGATACATGTTATTATTTAATCCGAAAATTATCCGTTTAATAAAGTGTGTCAATTGAAAACGACCCATACCTATTTAAGGAAGATCCAAACTCATTATTTTATGCAAGTTATTTTGAGTCGTATAATCGTGTTATCGTGTCTAACATATTTTGCTGCGTCTATATTTTATGATAATGATAATACAAAATTTACCCAATCTAACCCGTCTCCAATAGAggagttttttgtttttcaatggTTATACATAGAGTTGTTGTACTTGTGACAAATCACCTAACTCACTTAACAGCTTGATTGAAGGACTCtgttcaataataaataaacaattcaattaaaaaaaggGTGTTAGAAAGTAAATAACAATAATGATTAATTCTAGATTAAATGACTTatgaacaaaatttaatattataaaaatgttAATACGGGGAACTTAAATGTGGATTATAGAACAAACCAGAGGGTGCCCAAATCAATTTCACAAACTATAATTGTATAcaacaaaaatttcaatttcaAACCAGAAAACAGAATAAAGAACAGAGAATCTGACCCTGCAAAGTGCACACCCCAACTTTACCCCTACACAGACCACTAGACCAGACCTATCCCCACTAagcccaaaaaagaaaaagaaaaggaaaaacaaaCAAATTTACAGATGAAATGGCCCTAACAAAAgtcattttgtttttatttttttaagagtaatttttaagtACTATAattttatccaaaaaaaaaaaaaaaaaaattgtaatacatTACATTTATGTTCCCATCATCAAATGCCGCACTatctataaaatatataaatatatatattttttttcttttccttgtAATGGCATCATATATTTGTTGAGCTTAGAAGAAAGAttccaaaatttaaaaaacccAAAACCCAGACAACAGAGGCTATAAACGAGAGGTAGCTTTCATGGTCACGACGACTTCTTCGTACAAATCGCGTTTTTGGATTTCgggttctttttcttctttccttttCAGGTGGGTAAGTCCAAAGCTCTCTTCTCCTTGTTTGTCTCGCCGTTATCATTTACCCTTGTTTCTTCGTCATTTTCAACTCTGCAGTAGTTTATTGTCTTTATGTTGTTCTCATTTTCTTTTCAGTATGCTTAATGAAAAAGAAAGTTCGTGATAGTAATTGTATTCTTATTGTATTTTATGGTCTCTTTCGTTTTTGGATCTCATTTGTTGCTTCATGCTATAAAATTGATTTTCTAAAAGAGTTTGTTCTACTAATTTTAAACTAGTTTTTTAAGAGCAAAGTCTTTCTGGGTCCTTCCATCTTTTTATAAGAAGATATTATTGTCACGTGTGACATTTGAGTATTCCATCCCTGCAAGTTAACTACATGTGGGATAATTATAGCTTTTACTTGCTTTGCATCATTGGGAAAACTTAtaatattacttttttattgCATTATAGTCTGTAAAAGAAATGTGGTTTTCTTTAAAGGACTTGTATCAACTGAATACCAGGTGCCCCATGTGAAAGACATAGCTGATAAGTGATTTCATTTCTggggaaaaaataaaaataaaaattcctaTAGCCAAGAACCAAGTTTTTGAGACAAGATGTTGTGTGCTTGTTCTGGGGAGCAATTTAAATTGGAAGAGCCACCACAGTCACCGGAGTCACTCGCCACAAGAGACTTCTCGGCGAGTGGTCTTTCCTCAAGAACTGGAGACTGGGAATCAAAATTTGAAGACATCCAAGTGGATGAAGCTGAATCAACTCTAAAAGAAGCTCTTTCACTAAATTACGAGGTGGGTCCTAAACATTCTGATGTTCTAATTACTGCAGTGAAACTAACCAGCTTTTGTTGAGTTTGGTGTTTTTTGATGAACTGTTGGCTTGAAATATTGATCTTACATTATGTGAACGCATTACAGGAAGCCAGGGCTTTGTTAGGGAGGCTTGAATATCAGAGAGGAAATTTTGATGCTGCCCTTCAAGTATTTCAGGGCATTGACATAAAAAATTTAACTCCAAGGATGACCAAGGCTGTTGTTGAAAGAACTAGGCAGAGAAAGCCACGTTCTAAAGGTGATGTTGTGCCTGCTGGTATAATGTCAATGCACTCCGTTAGCCTCCTTGTTGAAGCAATATTACTTAAGGCACGGTCGTTGGAGGAACTCGGAAGATATGTAGGTATGAACATTTCTCTGGGGATGGTTTTCTTTTAGGCCTTTCCAACACAAAATTATATGTTCTGAGTTAAGGAGATTATTTAGGTTGCTTGGAATTTTTCAAGGCAAAACCATGTCTTATAACAATGAGTGTGTCTAAAATTGGCTCTGATTTGTTTTTCTCAATCATCAGATGCTGCAAAGGAGTGTAAAATAATTCTTGACACAGTTGAATCGGCAATGCCTATTGGAATGCCTGAGGGTATTGGTGAAGACTGCAAATTGCAGGAGATGTTTCATAAAGCTTTAGAGTTGCTTCCATATCTCTGGACAAAGGCGGGTTTTCTTGACAATGCTATTACAGCATATCGCAGGGCTCTGGTCAAGCCATGGAACTTGGATCCTGAAAGGTTAGCTGCTGTACAGAAAAACTTGGCATCTACATTACTCTATGGCGGTGTTGAAACAAACCTTCCTCTTCAGTATCAAGTATGGGGTCCAACTACACCTAAAAACAGTGTAGAGGAAGCAATCATTTTGTTATTGATACTCATGAGAAAGGTGTCATCTCTTGAAATAAATTGGGATCAAGAAATCATGGATCACCTGACATATGCCCTTTCTGTTTCTGGACAATTCGAACTATTAGCAGATCATGTTGAACAGATTCTTCCTGGAGTCTATAGCCGAGCCGAGAGATGGTACTTTCTTGCTCTATGTTATAGTGCCGCAGGCCAAGATGAAGCTGCTATAAACCTTTTGAAAAAGGTTGCGGGCAATTCTGAAGCAAAGCAAATGCCCCACTTTCCTGCTTTCCTCTTAGGTGCAAAGCTGTGTTCTCGAGATCCAATTCATGCAAAAGAAGGGATTGAGTTTTCTCGTAAAGCAATCAATGCGGTCAATAATCAATATGAACATTTCAGGGGTCAAGCCCATAACTTCCTCGGTGTTTGTTATGGCATTGCAGCCCGAGCTTGTGTGTCAGATTCCGAAAGACTTGTTCTTCAAAGGGAGTCTTTGAACTCTTTAAACCTTGCAGTCCTTAATCAGAAGAATGATCCTGAAGTGTTGTTTAACCTTAGCCTGGAAAATGCGGTGCAAAGGAATCTGGAGGCTGCTTTCGATAATGCAATGGCTTATGCTGATATAGTGGTTGGCAGCACTGGACGCGGGTGGAAGCTATTAGCTCTCATTGTTTCTGCAAAGCAGCAGTTCAAGGATGCTGAAA
This window harbors:
- the LOC115713556 gene encoding protein NPGR1; protein product: MLCACSGEQFKLEEPPQSPESLATRDFSASGLSSRTGDWESKFEDIQVDEAESTLKEALSLNYEEARALLGRLEYQRGNFDAALQVFQGIDIKNLTPRMTKAVVERTRQRKPRSKGDVVPAGIMSMHSVSLLVEAILLKARSLEELGRYVDAAKECKIILDTVESAMPIGMPEGIGEDCKLQEMFHKALELLPYLWTKAGFLDNAITAYRRALVKPWNLDPERLAAVQKNLASTLLYGGVETNLPLQYQVWGPTTPKNSVEEAIILLLILMRKVSSLEINWDQEIMDHLTYALSVSGQFELLADHVEQILPGVYSRAERWYFLALCYSAAGQDEAAINLLKKVAGNSEAKQMPHFPAFLLGAKLCSRDPIHAKEGIEFSRKAINAVNNQYEHFRGQAHNFLGVCYGIAARACVSDSERLVLQRESLNSLNLAVLNQKNDPEVLFNLSLENAVQRNLEAAFDNAMAYADIVVGSTGRGWKLLALIVSAKQQFKDAENIVDFALDEAVKMDQLELLRLKAVLQVAQEQPKQAIETYRLLLALVQAQRELQTKKFQQVQNLDSEVLAERKLESEAWQDLAAIYTNLGLWPDAKICVDKAKLIEFYSPSSWHTMGMLFETQSQYKEALISFSFSLSIQPDYVPSIVSTAKVLMKLGGQSLPIARSFLMNALRLEPTNHEAWLNLGLLSKSEGLLQQAAEFFQAAHELKMSAPVQSIA